Proteins encoded in a region of the Spiroplasma endosymbiont of Amphimallon solstitiale genome:
- the acpS gene encoding holo-ACP synthase — translation MRSVGIDIIEVNRIENIEELAKRILSKKEIILFNQYSLQRQQEFLAGRWALKEAIFKALPQEKLTFKNIDISYNQYNQPITIIKNYQLLLSLSHNQTNAIAIAIVI, via the coding sequence ATGCGTAGTGTAGGTATAGATATTATTGAAGTAAATCGAATAGAAAATATTGAAGAGCTTGCTAAAAGAATTTTAAGTAAGAAAGAAATTATACTTTTTAATCAATATTCTTTACAACGTCAACAGGAATTTTTGGCAGGAAGATGAGCATTAAAAGAAGCAATTTTTAAGGCATTACCACAAGAAAAGTTAACATTTAAAAATATTGATATTAGTTATAATCAATATAATCAGCCAATAACTATTATCAAAAATTATCAATTACTTTTATCTTTATCACATAATCAAACTAATGCAATTGCCATTGCAATTGTTATTTAA
- a CDS encoding transposase family protein, which produces MNAHTVKFQTIINAHTNEILNIFPDIGKNHDFKTFKNSKLKFSPETIIIADKGYQGLQKIHANTFLPIKTSKNNPKTSKIKIFNKIFNKTRRKVEHVFAFLKYFKIIGYKFRKGRKQIFLRFNLIAGFYNLSLKLKNVMQ; this is translated from the coding sequence ATGAATGCACATACTGTTAAGTTTCAAACCATAATTAATGCACATACTAATGAAATTTTAAATATTTTTCCTGATATTGGTAAAAATCATGATTTTAAAACTTTTAAAAATTCAAAGTTAAAATTTTCACCAGAAACTATAATTATTGCAGATAAAGGTTATCAAGGTTTACAAAAAATTCATGCTAATACATTTTTACCTATTAAAACTAGTAAAAACAATCCTAAAACAAGTAAAATTAAAATTTTTAATAAGATTTTTAATAAAACTCGCAGAAAAGTTGAACATGTTTTTGCGTTTTTAAAATATTTTAAAATTATTGGTTATAAATTTAGAAAAGGCAGAAAACAAATATTTTTAAGATTTAATTTAATTGCAGGATTTTATAATTTATCATTAAAACTTAAAAACGTTATGCAGTAA
- a CDS encoding thymidine phosphorylase has protein sequence MYMIDLIAKKKLGQSLNKEELKFLTEGIANETIPDYQISAWAMAVYFQGMTNDELVEYTKAIINTGETMNLSQITGFSIDKHSTGGVGDKTSLVFGPLAAACGLKVAKISGRGLGITGGTIDKLEIIPNFKCDLAISDFIKVVNKVGMSIISQTSNLVPADKKLYALRDVSGTVDSLPLIAASVMSKKIAMGADLILLDIKCGKGAFVQDIVTARELAKLMVHIGKAFNKKIYAIISDMNKPLGQTIGNALELQEVILSLKNKGPEDLKILVSNLVALALLGAKNVKTLKEGIDKANAMFTSEKPLQIFYDFVKSQGGDTKYLDNIDKLPPAKYIIKVKAQLSGYLDFTNNYALGELSVILGAGRTTKTDIIDPVAGIYLKQIHGQKVEKNSVIMELHTNKDQHFHHQFLDLAISTFQITNKKYDIKPIILEIIM, from the coding sequence ATGTATATGATTGATTTAATTGCTAAAAAGAAATTAGGACAAAGTTTAAACAAAGAGGAACTAAAATTTTTAACAGAAGGTATTGCCAACGAAACAATACCAGACTATCAAATTAGCGCTTGAGCAATGGCTGTTTATTTTCAGGGAATGACTAATGATGAATTAGTAGAATATACAAAAGCCATTATTAATACTGGTGAAACTATGAATTTATCACAAATTACTGGTTTTAGTATTGATAAACATTCAACTGGTGGTGTTGGTGATAAAACTAGTTTAGTATTTGGTCCATTAGCTGCTGCTTGTGGCTTAAAGGTTGCAAAGATTTCTGGAAGAGGATTGGGTATTACTGGTGGTACTATTGATAAACTGGAAATAATTCCAAATTTTAAATGTGATTTGGCAATATCAGATTTTATTAAAGTTGTTAATAAAGTTGGTATGAGTATTATTAGTCAAACTAGTAATTTAGTGCCTGCTGATAAAAAATTATATGCACTACGTGATGTTTCAGGAACAGTTGATTCATTACCATTAATTGCTGCTAGTGTTATGTCTAAAAAAATAGCAATGGGTGCTGATTTAATTTTACTAGACATTAAATGCGGAAAAGGTGCCTTTGTTCAGGATATAGTAACTGCAAGAGAGTTAGCAAAATTAATGGTACATATTGGTAAAGCTTTTAATAAAAAAATTTATGCTATTATTAGTGATATGAATAAGCCTTTAGGACAAACAATTGGTAATGCACTAGAATTACAAGAAGTTATTTTAAGTTTAAAAAATAAAGGACCAGAAGATTTGAAAATTCTTGTTAGTAATTTAGTAGCTTTAGCCTTATTGGGAGCTAAAAACGTAAAAACCTTAAAAGAGGGTATTGATAAAGCTAATGCTATGTTTACTAGTGAAAAACCACTACAAATTTTTTATGATTTTGTTAAAAGTCAAGGTGGAGATACTAAATATCTTGATAATATTGATAAATTACCACCAGCTAAATATATTATTAAAGTTAAGGCACAATTATCGGGCTATTTAGATTTTACTAATAATTATGCTTTAGGTGAATTATCAGTAATATTAGGAGCAGGAAGAACTACTAAAACTGATATCATTGATCCAGTGGCAGGAATTTATTTAAAACAAATTCATGGTCAAAAAGTTGAAAAAAATAGTGTAATTATGGAACTCCATACTAATAAAGATCAACATTTTCATCACCAATTTTTAGATTTGGCAATTTCTACATTTCAGATTACTAATAAAAAATACGATATTAAACCAATAATTTTAGAAATAATAATGTAA
- a CDS encoding IS256 family transposase has protein sequence MAKKQNINNNDPISKAVDLLLENTEDLTTVFKEGGLYKELTKRLVEKMLNSEMQNYLGYEKNQHSNTENARNGTSSKKLITQQGKIEIDVPRDRNSDFTPVIVAKRQWRFDGFDQQVLSLYAKGMTLSDIRMQLQELYHGADISESVISQITDDVIDDVKAWQNRPLESIYPIVYFDCIVVKVRQDKRIINKSVYIALGVDLEGKKDVLGLWISENEGAKFWLANFTEMKNRGLNDILIACSDNLTGMSEAIQAVYPKTEHQLCIVHQIRNSLKYVSYKHRKTLVTDLKPIYSACSEEQAMQALESFESKWNKQYPQIAKSWYKNWENLMIFISYPAEIKRVIYTTNAIESVNSQLRKVIRNKKAFPNDMSVFKIFYLAIENITKKWTLPIQNWNTAIAHFMIKFEDRINLN, from the coding sequence ATGGCTAAAAAACAAAATATTAATAATAATGATCCAATATCAAAAGCAGTAGATTTATTATTAGAAAATACTGAAGATTTAACAACAGTTTTTAAAGAAGGGGGTTTATATAAAGAATTAACAAAACGTTTAGTTGAAAAAATGTTGAATTCTGAAATGCAAAATTATTTAGGATATGAAAAAAATCAACATAGTAATACTGAAAATGCTCGTAATGGTACAAGTTCAAAAAAATTAATAACTCAACAAGGTAAAATTGAGATTGATGTACCAAGAGATCGCAATAGTGATTTTACTCCTGTAATAGTTGCAAAAAGACAGTGAAGATTTGATGGTTTTGATCAACAAGTGCTTTCACTATATGCAAAAGGTATGACTCTATCTGACATTAGAATGCAGTTACAAGAGTTATATCATGGTGCTGATATTAGTGAAAGTGTTATTAGTCAAATTACTGATGATGTTATTGATGATGTCAAAGCATGACAAAATCGACCATTAGAAAGCATTTATCCGATTGTTTATTTTGATTGTATAGTAGTTAAAGTTCGACAAGATAAACGGATTATTAATAAATCAGTTTATATAGCATTAGGAGTTGATTTAGAAGGTAAAAAAGATGTTTTAGGCTTATGAATTAGTGAAAATGAAGGTGCTAAATTTTGATTAGCTAATTTCACAGAAATGAAAAATCGAGGCTTAAATGATATTTTGATTGCTTGTAGTGATAATTTAACAGGCATGTCAGAAGCAATACAAGCAGTTTATCCTAAAACAGAACATCAATTATGCATTGTTCATCAAATTCGAAATAGTTTAAAATATGTTTCATACAAACATCGAAAAACTCTAGTTACAGATTTAAAACCAATTTATAGTGCATGTAGTGAAGAACAAGCAATGCAAGCTTTAGAATCATTTGAAAGTAAATGAAATAAACAATATCCCCAAATTGCTAAATCTTGATATAAAAATTGAGAAAATTTGATGATTTTTATTAGTTATCCTGCAGAAATCAAAAGAGTAATTTATACAACAAATGCTATTGAATCTGTTAATAGTCAATTACGAAAAGTTATTAGAAACAAAAAAGCTTTTCCTAATGATATGTCAGTTTTTAAAATATTTTATTTAGCAATTGAAAATATAACAAAAAAATGAACATTGCCTATTCAAAATTGAAATACAGCAATTGCTCATTTTATGATAAAATTTGAAGACAGAATTAATCTAAACTAG
- a CDS encoding pseudouridine synthase, protein MNNDLERLQKVIANSGVCSRRKAELLIINGQVTVNGQIIATLGFKVTSSDVIKVNNQIIKQSNHIYLAFYKPPNCLTTVSDPKNRPTVMNYFTNINSRIYPVGRLDFDTSGLLLMTNDGEFTNTIIHPRYKIDKVYEVLASGILSSNAIKKLQDGIILSTSFTTSPAIVKIIYKNIKKENTLLHLTIHEGQNQQVKRMIKAVGSRVITLKRLQVANITLKGLTMGEYRYLTEEEVTTLMKLSQKS, encoded by the coding sequence ATGAATAATGATTTAGAACGCTTGCAAAAAGTTATTGCTAATTCTGGAGTATGTTCACGACGAAAAGCAGAATTACTAATTATTAATGGGCAAGTAACAGTTAATGGGCAAATTATTGCAACGTTAGGTTTTAAAGTTACAAGTAGTGATGTTATTAAAGTTAATAATCAAATTATTAAGCAATCTAATCATATTTATTTAGCATTTTATAAACCACCTAATTGTTTAACAACAGTAAGTGATCCTAAAAATCGACCAACGGTAATGAATTATTTTACTAATATTAATAGTAGAATTTACCCAGTCGGTCGTTTAGATTTTGATACTTCAGGTTTGTTGTTAATGACTAATGATGGTGAATTTACTAATACTATTATTCATCCACGTTATAAAATAGATAAGGTATATGAAGTATTGGCAAGTGGTATTTTGTCATCAAATGCTATTAAAAAACTACAAGACGGTATTATTTTATCAACTTCATTTACAACTTCTCCTGCTATTGTTAAAATAATTTATAAAAATATAAAAAAAGAAAATACTTTACTACATCTCACTATTCATGAAGGACAAAATCAACAAGTTAAACGTATGATTAAAGCAGTAGGAAGTAGAGTAATTACTTTAAAACGTTTACAAGTTGCTAATATTACTTTAAAAGGTTTAACAATGGGTGAATATCGTTATTTGACAGAAGAAGAAGTAACAACATTGATGAAATTGAGTCAAAAGAGTTAA
- a CDS encoding IS30 family transposase produces MYKYLTIESIIAIKEYKSYGFSIRKIAKAIDYSKSTVHRVCRLLNQNLLPLEILNKIQKNKQNAGRKLIILTLIEINTINHLLITKNYALDIIANFLKENKIKSISTKTLYNMFKTNRMGFDENNLLRKGKNKPHKQKETRGRINNCKSIHERNLIIPNIKNIEEFGHLEGDTIIGKDHKSSIITLADIWSKTTIPLATKNNKSENITKSIIKFISKLQKGTVKTITFDRGKEFSKWKLIEKNCNVKIYFADPGKPCQRGLNENNNGILRRYLPKSTDLSFNYVEKYGWPKIIHQFTLKILFLIKNLLKITLFSVKIL; encoded by the coding sequence ATGTATAAGTATCTGACTATTGAATCAATAATAGCAATAAAAGAATATAAAAGTTATGGATTTTCGATTCGTAAAATAGCAAAAGCCATTGATTATAGTAAATCAACTGTACATAGAGTTTGTAGATTATTAAATCAAAACTTATTACCATTAGAAATATTGAATAAAATTCAAAAAAATAAACAAAATGCAGGTAGAAAATTAATAATTTTAACTTTAATAGAAATTAATACTATTAATCATTTGTTAATTACTAAAAATTATGCTCTTGATATAATTGCTAATTTTTTAAAGGAAAATAAAATAAAAAGTATTTCAACAAAAACTTTATATAACATGTTTAAAACAAATCGAATGGGTTTTGATGAAAATAACTTATTGAGAAAAGGAAAAAATAAACCTCACAAACAAAAAGAAACTAGGGGCAGAATTAATAATTGTAAGTCTATTCATGAAAGAAATTTAATCATTCCTAATATTAAAAATATAGAAGAATTTGGTCATTTAGAAGGTGATACTATCATTGGTAAAGATCATAAAAGTTCTATTATTACTTTAGCTGATATATGATCAAAAACCACAATTCCTTTAGCAACTAAAAATAATAAATCAGAAAATATTACAAAAAGTATAATAAAATTTATTTCAAAGTTACAAAAAGGAACAGTTAAAACTATTACTTTTGATCGTGGTAAAGAATTTAGTAAATGAAAATTAATCGAAAAAAATTGTAATGTTAAGATTTATTTTGCAGATCCTGGTAAACCTTGTCAAAGAGGTTTAAATGAAAATAATAATGGTATTTTAAGAAGATATTTACCAAAATCTACAGATCTATCTTTTAATTATGTAGAAAAGTATGGATGACCAAAAATTATTCATCAATTTACACTTAAAATATTATTTTTAATTAAAAATTTGTTAAAAATAACATTATTTAGTGTAAAAATTCTCTAA
- a CDS encoding IS5 family transposase (programmed frameshift), with protein sequence MHKNYPSHVTKEQFDNIKSILENSKKKTKPRSLDLYEVFCAILYVLKSGCQWRMLPKNFPKWQTVYYYFQIWSKNNGKEPSVLQLILKKLVKKVRINNNRKEQTSFCIIDSQSVKNTDTTENKGYDVGKKISGIKRHIVIDSQGLPHAIYITTAEKTDRNSAIIMIENEKENLSAVQKIIVDAGYTGEKFASEIKTIINANVEVIKRNELHTFVVLPKRWIVERSFAWLEKYRRLWKNCERKLNTSLQMVVLSFISVLLKRF encoded by the exons ATGCATAAAAATTATCCAAGTCATGTCACCAAAGAACAATTTGATAACATAAAATCAATTTTAGAAAATAGCAAAAAGAAAACAAAACCAAGAAGTTTAGATTTATATGAAGTATTTTGTGCAATTTTATATGTATTAAAAAGTGGTTGTCAATGAAGAATGCTACCAAAAAATTTTCCAAAATGACAAACTGTATATTATTATTTTCAAATTTGAAGTAAAAATAATGGTAAAGAACCTAGTGTATTGCAATTAATTTTA AAAAAATTAGTTAAAAAAGTTCGTATCAATAATAATCGCAAAGAACAAACTAGTTTTTGTATAATTGATTCGCAAAGTGTTAAAAATACAGATACTACTGAAAATAAAGGTTATGATGTTGGTAAAAAGATTTCAGGCATAAAACGTCATATTGTTATTGATTCTCAAGGTTTACCACATGCAATTTACATAACCACAGCAGAAAAAACAGATCGTAATAGCGCTATAATAATGATTGAAAATGAAAAAGAAAATCTTTCTGCAGTTCAAAAAATAATAGTAGATGCTGGTTATACTGGTGAAAAATTTGCTTCTGAAATCAAAACAATCATAAATGCAAATGTTGAAGTGATAAAACGTAATGAATTACATACTTTTGTAGTATTACCAAAAAGATGAATTGTAGAACGAAGCTTTGCTTGATTAGAAAAATACAGAAGATTATGAAAAAATTGTGAAAGAAAACTAAATACTAGTTTACAAATGGTTGTTCTTTCATTTATTTCAGTTTTATTAAAAAGATTCTAA
- a CDS encoding transposase family protein, which produces MSIEDRLVMTLRYLYENRTYHSIGAEYNMVDTTALRNIRSIEDILIKNNNFNNLTNKNIFFKKKN; this is translated from the coding sequence ATGTCAATAGAAGATAGACTAGTAATGACTTTAAGATATTTATATGAAAATCGTACATATCATAGTATTGGCGCTGAGTATAATATGGTTGATACTACTGCTTTACGAAATATTCGTTCAATTGAAGACATTTTAATAAAAAATAATAACTTTAATAATTTAACAAATAAAAATATTTTTTTTAAAAAGAAGAATTAA
- the scpB gene encoding SMC-Scp complex subunit ScpB — protein MNNSNWKTNERLAVLQGLLFIAGNEGLDLLTLAEYLELTKKPKTVENLIASLQMKLNDDDTSGLSLIKVGNIYKLTTKPIHYNRYQVLKQQPLIRLSQAALETLAIIAYNHPVTKPQIEDIRGVNCDSIIFKLKSLNLITEIGRSELPGKPILYDLTDEFMDHFNIESLTQLPTLPQFNNQNDEQEIYNFTNE, from the coding sequence ATGAATAATAGCAATTGAAAAACAAACGAAAGATTAGCAGTTTTACAAGGTTTATTATTTATTGCTGGCAATGAAGGCCTTGATTTATTAACACTTGCTGAATATTTAGAATTAACAAAAAAACCAAAAACTGTTGAAAATTTAATTGCATCTTTACAAATGAAATTAAATGATGATGATACCAGTGGTTTAAGTTTAATTAAAGTTGGTAATATTTATAAATTAACAACAAAACCTATTCATTATAATCGCTATCAAGTATTAAAACAACAACCTTTAATACGTTTATCACAAGCAGCTTTAGAAACACTAGCTATTATTGCTTATAATCATCCAGTTACTAAACCACAAATTGAAGATATTCGTGGTGTAAATTGTGATTCTATTATTTTTAAACTAAAAAGTTTAAATTTAATTACCGAGATTGGTCGTAGTGAATTACCAGGAAAACCAATTTTATATGATTTAACTGATGAATTTATGGATCATTTTAATATCGAATCTTTAACTCAATTACCAACTTTGCCTCAATTTAATAACCAAAATGATGAACAAGAAATCTACAACTTTACTAATGAATAA
- a CDS encoding segregation/condensation protein A, which yields MLQPVITIESFQGPMDLLLHLIKEKNIDILDLNLNDVTNQYVHFINEELIKNIDLVSEYLPIAAYLLELQSKQLLSKQELVVDSAYENEVNRQKIIARLLEYKKFKEISNYFKEQAVYRTQLLTKAPSDLKTYLVDEITPILVKNNVNKLTQAMLNLFNRLQNENKLPVNLALNLISAEDRAKEIKQLLKKNPKQHFTLEQLFFTKTLTLHYFIITFIAILDLANHQMLHIIQTNTFTEITVIYRGEKNE from the coding sequence ATGTTACAACCAGTAATTACAATTGAATCTTTTCAAGGACCAATGGATTTGCTTTTGCATTTAATTAAAGAAAAAAATATTGATATTTTAGATTTAAATCTAAATGATGTTACTAATCAATATGTTCACTTTATTAATGAAGAATTAATTAAAAACATTGATTTAGTAAGTGAATATTTACCGATTGCTGCTTATTTATTAGAATTGCAATCAAAACAATTATTATCAAAACAAGAACTAGTAGTAGATAGTGCTTATGAAAATGAAGTTAATCGTCAAAAAATAATTGCTCGTTTATTAGAATATAAAAAATTTAAAGAAATAAGTAATTATTTTAAAGAACAGGCTGTATATAGAACCCAATTATTAACAAAAGCACCTAGTGATTTAAAAACATATTTAGTTGATGAAATTACACCAATTTTGGTAAAAAATAATGTTAATAAACTAACACAAGCAATGTTAAACTTATTTAATAGACTACAAAATGAAAATAAATTACCAGTTAATTTAGCATTAAACTTAATTTCAGCTGAAGATCGAGCTAAAGAAATTAAACAGTTACTGAAAAAAAATCCCAAGCAACACTTTACTTTAGAACAATTATTTTTTACTAAAACATTAACTTTACATTATTTTATTATTACTTTTATTGCAATTTTAGATCTTGCAAATCATCAAATGTTACATATTATACAAACTAATACTTTTACTGAAATTACAGTAATTTATCGAGGTGAGAAAAATGAATAA
- a CDS encoding IS256 family transposase has protein sequence MAKKQNINNNDPISKAVDLLLENTEDLTTVFKEGGLYKELTKRLVEKMLNSEMQNYLGYEKNQHSNTENARNGTSSKKLITQQGKIEIDVPRDRNSDFTPVIVAKRQWRFDGFDQQVLSLYAKGMTLSDIRMQLQELYHGADISESVISQITDDVIDDVKAWQNRPLESIYPIVYFDCIVVKVRQDKRIINKSVYIALGVDLEGKKDVLGLWISENEGAKFWLANFTEMKNRGLNDILIACSDNLTGMSEAIQAVYPKTEHQLCIVHQIRNSLKYVSYKHRKTLVTDLKPIYSACSEEQAMQALESFESKWNKQYPQIAKSWYKNWENLMIFISYPAEIKRVIYTTNAIESVNSQLRKVIRNKKAFPNDMSVFKIFYLAIENITKKWTLPIQNWNTAIAHFMIKFEDRINLN, from the coding sequence ATGGCTAAAAAACAAAATATTAATAATAATGATCCAATATCAAAAGCAGTAGATTTATTATTAGAAAATACTGAAGATTTAACAACAGTTTTTAAAGAAGGGGGTTTATATAAAGAATTAACAAAACGTTTAGTTGAAAAAATGTTGAATTCTGAAATGCAAAATTATTTAGGATATGAAAAAAATCAACATAGTAATACTGAAAATGCTCGTAATGGTACAAGTTCAAAAAAATTAATAACTCAACAAGGTAAAATTGAGATTGATGTACCAAGAGATCGCAATAGTGATTTTACTCCTGTAATAGTTGCAAAAAGACAGTGAAGATTTGATGGTTTTGATCAACAAGTGCTTTCACTATATGCAAAAGGTATGACTCTATCTGACATTAGAATGCAGTTACAAGAGTTATATCATGGTGCTGATATTAGTGAAAGTGTTATTAGTCAAATTACTGATGATGTTATTGATGATGTCAAAGCATGACAAAATCGACCATTAGAAAGCATTTATCCGATTGTTTATTTTGATTGTATAGTAGTTAAAGTTCGACAAGATAAACGGATTATTAATAAATCAGTTTATATAGCATTAGGAGTTGATTTAGAAGGTAAAAAAGATGTTTTAGGCTTATGAATTAGTGAAAATGAAGGTGCTAAATTTTGATTAGCTAATTTCACAGAAATGAAAAATCGAGGCTTAAATGATATTTTGATTGCTTGTAGTGATAATTTAACAGGCATGTCAGAAGCAATACAAGCAGTTTATCCTAAAACAGAACATCAATTATGCATTGTTCATCAAATTCGAAATAGTTTAAAATATGTTTCATACAAACATCGAAAAACTCTAGTTACAGATTTAAAACCAATTTATAGTGCATGTAGTGAAGAACAAGCAATGCAAGCTTTAGAATCATTTGAAAGTAAATGAAATAAACAATATCCCCAAATTGCTAAATCTTGATATAAAAATTGAGAAAATTTGATGATTTTTATTAGTTATCCTGCAGAAATCAAAAGAGTAATTTATACAACAAATGCTATTGAATCTGTTAATAGTCAATTACGAAAAGTTATTAGAAACAAAAAAGCTTTTCCTAATGATATGTCAGTTTTTAAAATATTTTATTTAGCAATTGAAAATATAACAAAAAAATGAACATTGCCTATTCAAAATTGAAATACAGCAATTGCTCATTTTATGATAAAATTTGAAGACAGAATTAATCTGAACTAG
- a CDS encoding IS30 family transposase, protein MYKYLTIESIIAIKEYKSYGFSIRKIAKAIDYSKSTVHRVCRLLNQNLLPLEILNKIQKNKQNAGRKLIILTLIEINTINHLLITKNYALDIIANFLKENKIKSISTKTLYNMFKTNRMGFDENNLLRKGKNKPHKQKETRGRINNCKSIHERNLIIPNIKNIEEFGHLEGDTIIGKDHKSSIITLADIWSKTTIPLATKNNKSENITKSIIKFISKLQKGTVKTITFDRGKEFSKWKLIEKNCNVKIYFADPGKPCQRGLNENNNGILRRYLPKSTDLSSYKQKDLNTIAFQINSTPRKSLSYKRPIDLIQLF, encoded by the coding sequence ATGTATAAGTATCTGACTATTGAATCAATAATAGCAATAAAAGAATATAAAAGTTATGGATTTTCGATTCGTAAAATAGCAAAAGCCATTGATTATAGTAAATCAACTGTACATAGAGTTTGTAGATTATTAAATCAAAACTTATTACCATTAGAAATATTGAATAAAATTCAAAAAAATAAACAAAATGCAGGTAGAAAATTAATAATTTTAACTTTAATAGAAATTAATACTATTAATCATTTGTTAATTACTAAAAATTATGCTCTTGATATAATTGCTAATTTTTTAAAGGAAAATAAAATAAAAAGTATTTCAACAAAAACTTTATATAACATGTTTAAAACAAATCGAATGGGTTTTGATGAAAATAACTTATTGAGAAAAGGAAAAAATAAACCTCACAAACAAAAAGAAACTAGGGGCAGAATTAATAATTGTAAGTCTATTCATGAAAGAAATTTAATCATTCCTAATATTAAAAATATAGAAGAATTTGGTCATTTAGAGGGTGATACTATCATTGGTAAAGATCATAAAAGTTCTATTATTACTTTAGCTGATATATGATCAAAAACCACAATTCCTTTAGCAACTAAAAATAATAAATCAGAAAATATTACAAAAAGTATAATAAAATTTATTTCAAAGTTACAAAAAGGAACAGTTAAAACTATTACTTTTGATCGTGGTAAAGAATTTAGTAAATGAAAATTAATCGAAAAAAATTGTAATGTTAAGATTTATTTTGCAGATCCTGGTAAACCTTGTCAAAGAGGTTTAAATGAAAATAATAATGGTATTTTAAGAAGATATTTACCAAAATCTACAGATCTATCTTCATATAAACAAAAAGATTTAAATACTATAGCATTTCAAATTAATTCTACACCCAGAAAATCACTATCTTATAAAAGACCAATAGATTTAATACAATTATTTTAA
- a CDS encoding Mbov_0401 family ICE element transposase-like protein, translating to MYHYFSTKLKEHFADGKRYIDILHTMKQTKFSTTSISRLFQEYQVSKLDVPKIKLEPNQFIYISIDDGHRKFWKFKRNSGKYSMRLVLFCTDNVNHKLVNKRVDVIIRPTKTKIGVQKTAEFILEQGNRFFENFDQAKIIICGNSAEWIKDVANYLDAQFVLDKFHLVKKLYVGIIAGNKGKYFEEYNTCRNFIENGQYDELIKYMNEILKNHKKLKKQYFKNNKQGIENQGAKWNIGTFAESNIWYILKEMLGNRTYSIDIYIKMVIFKCNLVNSKT from the coding sequence ATGTATCATTACTTTTCTACAAAATTAAAGGAACATTTTGCAGATGGAAAAAGGTATATTGACATTTTACATACTATGAAACAAACAAAATTTAGCACAACAAGTATTAGTAGATTATTTCAAGAATATCAAGTTAGTAAATTAGATGTTCCTAAAATAAAATTAGAACCAAATCAATTTATTTATATTAGTATTGATGATGGACATCGAAAGTTTTGAAAATTTAAACGAAATTCTGGTAAATATTCAATGCGTTTAGTGTTATTTTGTACAGATAATGTTAATCATAAATTAGTTAATAAAAGAGTAGATGTAATAATAAGACCAACAAAAACTAAAATTGGAGTTCAAAAAACTGCTGAATTTATTTTAGAACAAGGAAATAGATTTTTTGAAAATTTTGACCAAGCAAAAATCATTATTTGTGGAAATAGTGCAGAATGAATTAAAGATGTTGCTAATTATTTAGATGCACAATTTGTTTTAGATAAATTCCATTTAGTTAAAAAGTTGTATGTAGGAATTATTGCTGGAAACAAAGGAAAATATTTTGAAGAATATAATACTTGTAGAAACTTTATTGAAAATGGTCAATATGATGAATTAATAAAGTATATGAATGAAATATTAAAAAATCATAAAAAATTAAAAAAACAATATTTTAAAAATAATAAACAAGGAATTGAAAATCAAGGTGCAAAATGAAATATTGGTACTTTTGCTGAAAGTAATATTTGATATATTTTAAAAGAAATGCTTGGTAATAGAACATATAGCATAGATATTTATATTAAAATGGTTATTTTTAAGTGTAATCTTGTGAATTCTAAAACATAA